One genomic segment of Pongo pygmaeus isolate AG05252 chromosome 19, NHGRI_mPonPyg2-v2.0_pri, whole genome shotgun sequence includes these proteins:
- the KIF19 gene encoding kinesin-like protein KIF19, with amino-acid sequence MKDSGDSKDQQLMVALRVRPISVAELEEGATLIAHKVDEQMVVLMDPMEDPDDILRAHRSREKSYLFDVAFDFTATQEMVYQATTKSLIEGVISGYNATVFAYGPTGCGKTYTMLGTDQEPGIYVRTLNDLFHAIEETSNDMEYEVSMSYLEIYNEMIRDLLNPSLGYLELREDSKGVIQVAGITEVSTINAKEIMQLLMKGNRQRTQEPTAANQTSSRSHAVLQVAVRQRSRVKNILQEVRHGRLFMIDLAGSERASQTQNRGQRMKEGAHINRSLLALGNCINALSDKGSNKYINYRDSKLTRLLKDSLGGNSHTVMIAHISPASSAFEESRNTLTYAGRAKNIKTRVKQNLLNVSYHIAQYTSIIADLRGEIQRLKCKIDEQTGRGQARGRQDRGDIRHIQAEVQLRSGQGEKAGMGQLREQLASAFHEQMDVRRRLLELENRAMEVQIDTSRHLLTIAGWKHEKSRRALKWREEQRKECYAKDDSEKDSDTGDDQPDILEPPEVAAARESIATLVGEQKQLHKQKLALEQRCRELRARGRRLEETLPRRIGSEEQREVLSLLCRVHELEVENTEMQSHALLRDGALRHRHEAVRRLEQHRSLCDEIIQGQRQIIDDYNLAVPQRLEELYEVYLRELEEGSLEQATIMDQVASRALQDISLPKITPAGTSLTPDSDLESVKTLSSDVQHLQKSALPPLSTESEGHHVFKAGTGAWQAKSSSVPTPPPIQLGSLVTQEAPAQDSPGSWINSSPDSSENLSEIPLSHKERKEILSGTKCIWVKAARRRSRALGTEGRHLLAPATESSSLSLHSLSEGDDARPPGPLACKRPPSPTLQHAASEDNLSSSTGEAPSRAVGHHGDGPGPWLRGQKKSLGKKREESLEAKRRKRRSRSFEVTGQGLSRPKTNLLGPHQAECISDHRMPVCRHPAPGIRHLGKVTLPLAKVKLPPSQNTGPGDSSPLAVPPNPAGGSRRATRGPRLSHGTSTHGKDGCSRHN; translated from the exons ATGAAGGACAGCGGGGACTCCAAGGACCAGCAACTCATG GTGGCGCTTCGGGTCCGGCCCATCAGCGTGGCAGAGCTGGAGGAAGGAGCTACCCTCATCGCCCATAAAGTGGATGAGCAG ATGGTGGTTCTCATGGACCCAATGGAGGATCCCGACGACATCCTGCGGGCACATCGCTCCCGGGAGAAGTCCTACCTGTTCGACGTGGCCTTTGACTTCACCGCCACCCAG GAGATGGTGTATCAGGCCACCACGAAGAGCCTCATCGAAGGCGTCATCTCAGGCTACAATGCCACTGTCTTTGCCTATGGCCCCACAG GCTGTGGGAAAACCTACACCATGCTGGGCACAGACCAGGAGCCCGGCATCTATGTTCGGACCCTCAATGACCTCTTCCATGCCATCGAGGAGACCAGCAATGACATGGAGTATGAGGTCTCCATGTCCTACCTGGAG ATCTACAATGAGATGATCCGGGACCTGCTGAACCCCTCCCTGGGCTACCTGGAGCTGCGGGAGGACTCTAAGGGGGTGATCCAGGTGGCCGGCATCACCGAAGTTTCCACCATCAATGCCAAGGAG aTCATGCAGCTGCTGATGAAGGGGAACCGGCAGAGGACCCAGGAGCCCACGGCCGCCAACCAGACGTCCTCCCGCTCCCACGCGGTGCTGCAGGTGGCCGTGCGCCAGCGCAGCCGGGTCAAGAACATCTTGCAAGAGGTGCGGCACGGCCGCCTGTTCATGATCGACCTGGCTGGCTCGGAGCGTGCCTCCCAG ACACAGAATCGTGGGCAGCGTATGAAGGAGGGGGCCCACATCAACCGCTCACTGCTGGCACTGGGCAACTGCATCAACGCCCTGAGCGACAAGGGTAGCAACAAGTACATCAACTATCGCGACAGCAAGCTCACCCGGCTCCTGAAG GACTCTCTGGGAGGAAACAGCCACACAGTGATGATCGCTCACATCAGTCCTGCGAGCAGTGCCTTCGAGGAGTCCCGGAACACCCTGACCTATGCCGGCCGGGCCAAGAACATCAAGACGAGG GTGAAGCAGAACCTGCTGAACGTCTCCTACCACATCGCCCAGTACACCAGCATCATCGCTGACCTGCGGGGCGAGATCCAGCGACTCAAGTGCAAGATTGATGAGCAGACTGGGCGGGGCCAGGCCCGGGGCCGGCAGGATCGGGGTGACATCCGCCACATCCAAG CCGAGGTCCAGCTGCGCAGCGGGCAGGGTGAGAAGGCCGGCATGGGACAGCTTCGGGAGCAGCTCGCCAGCGCCTTCCACGAGCAGATGGATGTGCGGAGGCGCCTGCTGGAGCTGGAGAACCGCGCCATGGAGGTCCAGATTGACACCTCCCGACACCTGCTCACCATCGCCGG CTGGAAGCACGAGAAGTCCCGCCGGGCCCTCAAATGGCGGGAGGAGCAGCGAAAGGAGTGCTACGCTAAGGACGACAGCGAGAAGGACTCAGACACAGGCGATGACCAGCCAGACATCCTGGAGCCGCCCGAGGTGGCCGCAGCCCGGGAGAGCATTGCAACCCTGGTGGGCGAGCAGAAGCAGCTGCACAAGCAGAAG CTGGCGCTGGAGCAGCGCTGCCGGGAGCTGCGCGCGCGGGGCCGGCGCCTGGAGGAGACGCTGCCGCGGCGCATCGGCTCCGAGGAGCAGCGCGAGGTGCTCAGCCTGCTGTGCCGCGTGCACGAGCTCGAAGTGGAGAACACTGAGATGCAGTCGCACGCGCTGCTCCGCGACGGTGCGCTCCGCCACCGCCACGAGGCCGTGCGCCGCCTGGAGCAGCACCGCAGTCTCTGCGACGAGATTATCCAGGGCCAGCGGCAGATCATCGACG ACTACAACCTGGCCGTCCCACAGCGCCTGGAAGAGCTCTACGAAGTGTACCTGCGGGAGCTGGAGGAGGGCAGCCTGGAGCAGGCCACCATCATGGACCAAGTGGCCTCCAGGGCCCTGCAG GACATCTCCTTGCCCAAAATTACCCCAGCAGGAACCTCACTAACCCCAGATTCTGACCTGGAGAGTGTGAAGACATTGAGCTCTGATGTCCAGCACCTGCAGAAAAGCGCCCTCCCTCCCCTCAGCACAGAGAG TGAAGGCCACCACGTGTTCAAGGCTGGTACTGGGGCCTGGCAGGCAAAAAGCTCCTCTGTGCCCACCCCACCTCCCATCCAGCTTGGCAGCCTGGTGACTCAGGAG GCTCCGGCTCAGGACAGCCCGGGCAGCTGGATCAACTCTTCCCCCGACAGCAGTGAGAACCTGTCGGAGATCCCCTTGTCCCACAAAG AGAGGAAGGAGATCCTGAGTGGCACCAAGTGCATCTGGGTGAAGGCTGCCCGGCGGCGCTCGCGGGCCCTGGGCACCGAGGGGCGACACCTGCTGGCGCCCGCGACAGAGAGCAGCAGCCTGTCCCTGCACTCACTGAGCGAGGGCGATGATGCGCGGCCACCAGGCCCGCTGGCCTGCAAGCGGCCGCCCAGCCCCACGCTGCAGCACGCTGCCAGTGAGGACAACCTGTCCAGCAGCACGGGCGAGGCCCCATCCCGGGCAGTCGGACATCATGGGGACGGCCCTGGGCCCTGGCTGCGTGGCCAGAAGAAAAGCCTGGGCAAGAAAAGGGAGGAGTCGCTGGAAGCAAAGAGAAGGAAGCGGAGGTCCCGATCCTTCGAGGTCACCGGGCAAGGG CTCTCCCGCCCCAAGACAAACCTCCTGGGGCCCCATCAGGCGGAGTGCATCTCGGACCACAGGATGCCAGTGTGCAGGCACCCAGCCCCTGGTATCCGGCATCTGGGAAAGGTCACGCTACCTTTGGCCAAAGTCAAACTCCCTCCAAGCCAGAACACGG GCCCGGGGGACTCCTCACCCCTGGCTGTTCCCCCCAACCCAGCTGGTGGTTCTCGACGGGCTACCCGTGGGCCCCGCCTGTCCCACGGCACAAGCACCCATGGCAAAGATGGATGCTCCCGGCATAACTGA